Proteins from a single region of Catellicoccus marimammalium M35/04/3:
- a CDS encoding glycoside hydrolase family 65 protein: MKRKFAVDPWKVYTTTLDKEDKRLQESITSLGNGYMGMRGNFEETYSADHHQGIYLGGVWYPDKTRVGWWKNGYPEYFGKVINAMNFLRLQITIDGKEVDLATEQYEDFYLGLDLQHGILQRHYTILRGGKKITLAFERFVSLTTKELCAVNVKITSNQKAKVEIISYLDNEVTNEDANYDEMFWQSIAKEEGGLVVQTIPNAFGIEQFTVAANMDHRVQNLSYSGHNEEELQVTMNFFGEVDVDTAIEFEKRIIVTTSRDYKEKEVLAKAKEKQASLQSLSYQELKEQQENAWLERWKYADVEIEGSVEDQQGIRFNLFQLFSTYYGEDARLNIGPKGFTGEKYGGATYWDTEAYCLPLYLALTDQKVARNLLEYRFQQLPQAYHNARQQGLKGALYPMVTFTGVECHNEWEITFEEIHRNAAMVYAIYRYTLYTGDTSYLEHEGLEVMTGVARFWADRVHYAKNKGVYMIHGVTGPNEYENNVNNNWLTNRLAKWVLSYTKETLNTYAYRKEELGISEAELAKWTDIIEHMYEPKDEEKGIFVQHDTFLDKDLMPVSDLAKEDLPLNQNWSWDKILRSCFIKQADVLQGLYYFNNEFTLEEKRRNFEFYEPMTVHESSLSPCIHAILAAELKKNEKAVELYKRTARLDLDNYNNDTEDGLHITSMTGSWLSIVEGFAGMRTFDGLHFQPFLPTEWKQYAFHINYRGRLLFIKVSEAGVEVQLLEGKPMVLSIYDKEYSLENELYVPLEK, encoded by the coding sequence ATGAAACGAAAATTTGCAGTAGATCCATGGAAGGTTTATACAACAACATTAGATAAAGAAGATAAACGATTACAAGAAAGCATTACTTCCTTAGGGAATGGATATATGGGAATGCGTGGTAATTTTGAAGAAACGTATTCTGCAGATCATCATCAAGGAATTTATTTAGGTGGTGTTTGGTATCCTGATAAAACTCGTGTCGGCTGGTGGAAAAATGGATATCCAGAATACTTTGGAAAAGTGATCAACGCAATGAACTTTTTACGCCTACAAATTACCATTGATGGCAAAGAAGTTGATTTAGCTACAGAACAATATGAAGATTTCTATTTAGGCTTAGATTTACAGCATGGAATTTTACAACGTCACTATACGATTTTACGTGGAGGCAAAAAAATTACATTAGCGTTTGAGCGTTTTGTTTCTCTAACAACAAAAGAATTATGTGCTGTGAATGTAAAAATCACAAGTAATCAAAAAGCAAAGGTTGAAATCATTTCTTATTTAGATAATGAAGTGACAAATGAAGATGCGAACTATGATGAAATGTTTTGGCAATCGATCGCGAAAGAAGAAGGTGGCTTAGTCGTGCAAACGATTCCTAATGCCTTTGGTATTGAGCAATTTACGGTCGCTGCAAATATGGATCATCGTGTCCAAAACTTAAGCTATAGCGGACATAATGAAGAAGAACTTCAAGTAACAATGAACTTCTTTGGAGAAGTGGATGTTGATACAGCAATTGAATTTGAAAAACGTATTATTGTGACGACTTCTCGTGATTATAAAGAAAAGGAAGTATTAGCAAAAGCAAAAGAAAAACAAGCAAGCTTACAATCTCTTTCTTATCAAGAATTAAAAGAGCAACAAGAAAATGCTTGGTTAGAACGTTGGAAATATGCAGATGTAGAAATTGAAGGATCTGTCGAAGACCAACAAGGAATTCGTTTTAATTTATTCCAATTATTCTCTACTTATTATGGAGAAGATGCACGATTAAATATTGGACCTAAAGGATTTACTGGAGAAAAATATGGTGGGGCAACGTATTGGGACACAGAAGCTTATTGCTTACCTTTATATTTAGCACTAACTGATCAAAAAGTTGCTCGTAATTTATTGGAATATCGTTTCCAACAATTGCCACAAGCTTATCATAATGCTCGCCAACAAGGTTTAAAAGGTGCGTTATACCCAATGGTAACCTTTACTGGAGTAGAGTGTCATAATGAATGGGAAATTACGTTTGAAGAAATTCACCGTAATGCCGCAATGGTCTACGCTATTTATCGCTATACGCTATATACAGGAGATACAAGCTATCTAGAACATGAAGGATTAGAAGTGATGACAGGAGTTGCTCGATTCTGGGCAGATCGTGTTCATTATGCAAAAAATAAAGGTGTATACATGATTCATGGGGTAACAGGACCTAATGAATATGAAAATAATGTCAACAATAACTGGTTAACCAACCGCTTAGCCAAATGGGTGTTATCTTACACCAAAGAAACATTAAATACTTATGCATATCGTAAAGAAGAGCTAGGAATTTCTGAAGCTGAACTAGCAAAATGGACAGATATTATTGAACATATGTATGAACCAAAAGATGAAGAAAAAGGAATCTTTGTCCAACATGATACGTTTTTAGATAAAGATTTAATGCCAGTTTCTGATTTAGCCAAAGAAGATTTGCCATTAAATCAAAACTGGTCTTGGGATAAAATTTTACGTTCTTGCTTTATTAAACAAGCCGATGTATTACAAGGACTATATTATTTCAATAATGAATTTACGCTAGAAGAAAAACGTCGTAACTTTGAATTTTATGAACCAATGACAGTACATGAATCAAGTTTATCTCCATGTATTCATGCGATTTTAGCCGCTGAATTGAAGAAAAATGAAAAAGCAGTGGAATTATATAAACGTACAGCTCGTCTAGATTTAGATAATTATAACAATGACACAGAAGATGGCCTACATATCACTTCAATGACAGGAAGTTGGTTATCTATTGTCGAAGGTTTTGCTGGAATGCGTACTTTTGATGGACTGCATTTCCAACCTTTCTTACCAACAGAATGGAAACAATATGCGTTCCATATCAACTATCGTGGACGTTTATTGTTCATCAAAGTTAGTGAAGCGGGCGTTGAAGTACAATTATTAGAAGGAAAACCAATGGTACTTTCTATTTATGATAAAGAATATTCATTAGAAAATGAATTATATGTTCCATTAGAAAAATAA
- a CDS encoding alpha-glucosidase, which produces MNDLWCQQAIIYQIYPKSFMDQNKDGVGDLQGIIANLDTLKELGVNTLWLNPIFLSAQVDNGYDIIDYQTIDPLFGTMADVEQFIKEVHARDMKLIFDFVLNHTSDQHPWFQEAIKDTKSPYHSYYYFTKERPNAWASFFGGSTFDQTKNGEYYFHLFDKKMPDLNWKEPKVREEMLEIARFWAKKGIDGLRLDAFIHLGKANFTEGKQKGEYEIQEECYAHLPEVHTYLEEFCQTLRQEFPNLFFVGEAASAGVEQAKSYVFPKKTECDSVISFRYFPDEKEGSRAFWEKFAQTMDEWQEEIGTKGYPTLYWNNHDMPRMVSRFGSETYRAESQKTLATLMYLQKGIPILLYGEEIGMKNYELSSIDELEEKELQKEATVRIANGEQKEKVLAELAKKTRNASRGIMQWKDAEDLGFGSSSFWLGGNQEKIYNVHDQKTEVDSIWHYYQQLLALKKTELFTKGTYQRLHYPELYAYQREYQGKKAYVLCNVSEKEVMTSKFTGKVLLEQGIKREGKTWIFAPWASVVIEEEEDE; this is translated from the coding sequence ATGAACGATTTATGGTGTCAACAAGCAATCATTTACCAAATTTATCCTAAAAGTTTTATGGATCAAAATAAAGATGGTGTAGGAGATCTTCAAGGAATTATTGCCAATCTAGATACGCTAAAAGAACTGGGAGTGAATACGTTATGGTTGAATCCTATTTTTTTATCAGCACAAGTAGATAATGGGTATGATATTATCGATTATCAAACGATTGATCCTTTATTTGGCACAATGGCAGATGTTGAACAATTCATCAAGGAAGTGCATGCTCGGGATATGAAATTGATTTTTGATTTTGTACTCAACCACACTTCTGACCAACATCCATGGTTCCAAGAAGCGATTAAAGATACAAAGAGTCCTTATCATTCTTACTATTATTTTACTAAAGAGCGTCCGAATGCTTGGGCTTCCTTTTTTGGCGGTTCTACTTTTGACCAAACAAAGAATGGAGAATATTATTTCCATCTTTTTGATAAAAAAATGCCCGATTTAAATTGGAAGGAACCAAAGGTAAGAGAAGAAATGTTAGAAATTGCTCGCTTTTGGGCAAAAAAAGGAATTGATGGCTTGCGCTTAGATGCTTTTATTCATTTAGGAAAAGCAAATTTTACAGAAGGAAAACAAAAAGGAGAGTATGAAATTCAAGAAGAATGTTATGCCCATCTTCCAGAAGTTCATACGTATTTAGAAGAGTTTTGCCAAACGTTACGCCAAGAATTTCCAAACCTCTTTTTTGTAGGAGAAGCGGCGAGTGCTGGAGTAGAACAGGCAAAAAGCTATGTATTTCCCAAGAAAACAGAATGTGATAGTGTAATTTCTTTTCGTTATTTTCCTGATGAAAAAGAGGGAAGTCGAGCGTTTTGGGAAAAATTTGCACAAACGATGGATGAGTGGCAAGAAGAGATTGGAACCAAAGGATATCCTACTTTATATTGGAATAATCATGATATGCCACGGATGGTCAGTCGTTTTGGAAGTGAAACGTATCGAGCAGAGAGTCAAAAAACGCTGGCAACTTTAATGTATTTACAAAAAGGAATTCCGATTTTATTGTATGGGGAAGAAATTGGCATGAAAAATTATGAACTTTCTTCCATCGATGAGTTAGAAGAAAAAGAGTTACAAAAAGAAGCGACAGTGCGAATTGCCAACGGAGAACAAAAAGAAAAAGTATTAGCTGAACTGGCTAAAAAAACAAGAAATGCTAGTCGAGGCATTATGCAATGGAAGGATGCAGAAGATTTAGGATTTGGTTCGTCTTCCTTTTGGCTTGGAGGCAATCAAGAAAAAATCTATAATGTCCACGATCAAAAGACAGAAGTCGATAGCATTTGGCATTATTATCAACAGTTATTAGCATTGAAAAAGACGGAATTATTTACGAAAGGAACTTATCAACGTTTACATTACCCAGAACTTTATGCGTATCAAAGAGAATATCAAGGAAAAAAAGCGTATGTTCTTTGTAATGTAAGTGAAAAAGAAGTAATGACTTCTAAATTTACAGGAAAAGTTCTGTTAGAGCAAGGAATAAAAAGAGAAGGGAAAACTTGGATTTTTGCCCCATGGGCAAGTGTAGTGATTGAGGAGGAAGAAGATGAATAA
- a CDS encoding glycoside hydrolase family 13 protein, whose protein sequence is MNKAAIEHRPESEYAYLYRKGEVHLRLKTGKEIQEVFLLWGDPYELDGEQWLQEKRKMKLVAKTNEHFYWQVSVHPPYRRLKYAFEVCDETECIFYGDRGIYPLKKEYYTIPNFYFSLPYLHEVDAYQAPVWVKETVWYQIFPERFANGDSSNDPEGTLPWGSTAPTRENFFGGDLQGIIDHLDDLEKLGVNGLYLCPIFCASSNHKYDTWNYFMIDPQFGTKEDLQRLVQEAHQRGMKVMLDAVFNHSGDQVAFWQEVQHYGKDSLYYSWYHIEGEKPEYQVTENAEVGKNLNYDTFAFNPHMPKWNTAHPKVQEYLLQAATYWIEEADIDAWRLDVANEVDHRFWRKFQEACVKEKKDIYLLGEIWHSAQPWLQGDQFHGTMNYAYCESIVQYFVQKEIDEEQFISVLYQQLMLYQDEVNRYQLNLLDSHDTERILTQMKGNVELLEKVFAFLFLQPGTPCLYYGTEIGMEGGPDPLNRACMNWDKSTWNQSLWEKMHEMILWRKKYAMILSDGTIEFQYDKEREQITVVRARNKEKIIGCFAQGKEGIVVEKDNKIAGEKRSDGTWDYILWQEKEKNR, encoded by the coding sequence ATGAATAAAGCAGCAATTGAACATCGACCAGAAAGTGAATATGCATATCTTTATCGAAAAGGAGAAGTTCATCTTCGATTAAAAACTGGAAAAGAGATTCAGGAAGTTTTTCTCTTATGGGGAGACCCTTATGAATTAGACGGAGAACAATGGCTACAAGAAAAAAGAAAGATGAAACTTGTCGCTAAAACCAATGAACATTTTTATTGGCAAGTTTCTGTTCATCCTCCGTATCGCCGTTTAAAATATGCCTTTGAGGTTTGTGATGAAACCGAATGTATTTTTTATGGAGATCGAGGAATTTATCCTTTAAAAAAAGAATATTACACCATTCCAAATTTTTATTTCTCTTTGCCTTATTTACATGAAGTGGATGCCTATCAAGCACCAGTGTGGGTTAAAGAAACGGTTTGGTATCAAATTTTTCCAGAGCGTTTTGCGAATGGTGATTCTAGTAATGATCCAGAAGGGACCTTACCTTGGGGCTCTACAGCTCCTACACGAGAAAACTTTTTTGGTGGAGATTTACAAGGAATTATAGATCATCTCGATGATTTAGAAAAATTAGGAGTTAACGGATTATATCTTTGTCCGATTTTTTGTGCCTCTTCTAATCATAAATATGATACTTGGAACTATTTTATGATTGACCCTCAATTTGGGACAAAAGAAGATCTTCAACGTTTAGTTCAAGAAGCCCATCAACGAGGGATGAAAGTGATGTTGGATGCTGTCTTTAATCATTCAGGAGATCAAGTGGCATTTTGGCAAGAAGTACAACATTATGGAAAAGATTCTCTTTATTATTCTTGGTATCATATTGAAGGAGAAAAACCAGAATATCAAGTAACAGAAAATGCAGAAGTAGGGAAAAACTTAAATTATGATACATTTGCCTTTAATCCACACATGCCAAAATGGAACACAGCTCATCCTAAAGTACAAGAATATTTATTACAAGCCGCAACCTATTGGATTGAAGAAGCAGATATCGATGCTTGGCGGTTAGATGTAGCCAATGAAGTAGATCACCGATTTTGGCGAAAATTTCAAGAGGCTTGTGTCAAAGAAAAAAAGGATATCTATTTATTAGGTGAGATTTGGCATAGTGCTCAACCTTGGCTACAAGGGGATCAATTCCACGGCACGATGAACTATGCTTATTGTGAGAGTATTGTCCAATATTTTGTACAAAAAGAAATCGATGAAGAACAGTTCATCTCTGTTTTGTATCAACAACTCATGCTTTATCAGGATGAGGTAAATCGCTATCAATTGAATTTACTAGATTCTCATGACACAGAGCGAATTTTAACGCAGATGAAAGGAAACGTTGAATTACTAGAAAAAGTATTTGCTTTTTTATTTTTACAACCTGGAACTCCTTGCTTATATTATGGAACAGAAATTGGGATGGAAGGTGGACCAGATCCATTGAATCGAGCTTGTATGAATTGGGATAAAAGTACTTGGAATCAATCGTTGTGGGAAAAGATGCATGAGATGATTTTATGGCGGAAAAAATACGCGATGATTTTAAGTGATGGCACGATTGAATTTCAATATGATAAGGAACGAGAACAAATTACTGTAGTTCGAGCAAGAAATAAAGAAAAAATCATCGGCTGTTTTGCTCAAGGAAAAGAAGGAATTGTAGTAGAAAAAGACAATAAAATCGCTGGGGAAAAAAGAAGTGATGGAACTTGGGATTATATCCTTTGGCAAGAAAAAGAAAAGAACCGCTAA
- a CDS encoding DUF1189 family protein, whose translation MNFFTIIKNALFHPTRLAQQKSIKTSQWILYLFLLAFLSLLPLLNYGVSLTHEMKETMQNYVENLPKEMKIKDNELDAPSDSGFIYQNGNFTLSFDPDNKQSEKQLQKELNNDEVGISLQKKNIIFAFPNNSIASSMLPENPTKVSYKQLDWNGITKNKLENLVDSVEPTIPLILFGIVIGIFPMLIQLLVNLVITAAIAFFYCKMVRIQVRFLPVFKLVTLCSTWPTILTIVSQIFFPQFLFANYISVLTIIIFIFVVNMAQRPNRSN comes from the coding sequence ATGAACTTTTTTACCATCATTAAAAATGCTCTGTTTCATCCCACACGTCTTGCCCAACAAAAATCAATAAAAACTTCGCAATGGATTTTATATTTATTTTTATTGGCGTTTCTTTCACTATTACCTTTACTTAATTATGGTGTCTCTTTAACTCATGAGATGAAAGAAACGATGCAAAACTATGTGGAAAATCTGCCAAAAGAAATGAAGATTAAAGATAATGAATTAGACGCTCCTTCAGACAGTGGATTCATTTATCAAAATGGAAACTTCACCCTTTCTTTTGACCCAGATAATAAACAGTCCGAAAAACAATTACAAAAAGAATTAAACAACGATGAAGTTGGTATTAGTTTACAAAAAAAGAACATTATTTTTGCTTTTCCTAATAACTCTATTGCTAGTTCGATGCTACCAGAAAATCCAACAAAGGTTTCTTATAAGCAACTCGACTGGAATGGAATTACAAAAAATAAACTAGAAAACTTAGTAGACAGCGTTGAGCCAACTATCCCATTGATTTTATTTGGGATTGTAATCGGGATTTTCCCAATGCTTATTCAATTATTGGTGAACTTAGTGATTACTGCGGCAATCGCGTTTTTCTATTGTAAGATGGTCCGCATTCAAGTTCGTTTTTTACCTGTCTTTAAATTAGTGACTTTATGTAGTACATGGCCAACGATTTTAACGATTGTGAGTCAAATCTTCTTCCCACAATTTTTATTTGCCAACTACATTTCAGTCTTGACGATTATTATTTTCATTTTTGTTGTCAATATGGCACAACGGCCAAATCGATCCAATTAA
- a CDS encoding replication initiation/membrane attachment protein: MNESCYQVFKNYRFQDFKEEVLTLLYQPMLEPFDLSVYRFLLVLPEENNFLHEAMFSFLSCSQEEFLTARSHLEAMGLLKTYQEEEGQNYRYELFSPLSAKQFFADDILSFLLFHKIGEYSFQRLKNYFLPKKEFTGYQEITKRFDEVYEFSEQQFQEAQPYLYQESTPCVEPLFKTTKEDDQWFQQWLELLPEMEVDLSSVQRERKRILFLHRSFQFSDFYWVELIKASCDPMDGVLDGEKLQKLVLQLQQEGKKEPQEVKDSISIPKMKDQRLQKMFEIAKQLKPLEFLSSIKKQTHGSIITTEKFAITDLLQQEIHPFLINIVLYYLLIVEKEPELPRNRFERIINQLGKHQYTDVLEIWQALPNLDPKHKKTVAKKASYTKNKEEKKVIRPEWEGKEKKPVQEASEEEKADLLAQLEALRNKK; this comes from the coding sequence ATGAACGAAAGTTGTTACCAAGTATTTAAAAATTATCGCTTTCAAGATTTTAAAGAAGAAGTATTAACCTTACTTTATCAACCGATGTTAGAGCCTTTTGATCTTAGCGTCTATCGTTTTTTACTTGTGTTACCTGAAGAAAATAATTTCTTACATGAGGCGATGTTTTCTTTCTTATCTTGTAGCCAAGAGGAATTTTTGACCGCTCGATCTCATTTAGAAGCCATGGGTCTATTAAAAACGTATCAAGAGGAAGAAGGTCAAAATTATCGTTATGAATTATTCTCGCCCTTATCAGCGAAGCAGTTTTTTGCGGATGATATTTTAAGCTTTTTACTTTTTCATAAAATTGGCGAGTATAGCTTCCAACGATTGAAAAATTATTTCCTACCCAAAAAGGAATTCACGGGATATCAAGAAATTACGAAACGATTTGATGAGGTATATGAATTTTCTGAACAGCAGTTCCAAGAAGCACAACCTTATCTATATCAAGAATCTACTCCTTGTGTAGAGCCATTATTTAAAACGACAAAAGAAGATGATCAATGGTTCCAACAATGGCTAGAATTGCTTCCAGAAATGGAAGTTGATTTATCTTCAGTACAACGCGAGCGAAAACGAATTTTGTTTTTACATCGCTCGTTTCAGTTTTCTGACTTTTATTGGGTAGAATTAATTAAAGCTTCTTGTGATCCAATGGATGGAGTTTTAGATGGAGAAAAATTACAAAAATTAGTTCTTCAATTACAACAAGAAGGCAAAAAAGAACCGCAAGAAGTAAAAGACAGTATTTCTATTCCCAAAATGAAAGATCAACGATTACAAAAGATGTTTGAAATTGCAAAACAATTGAAACCTTTGGAATTTCTATCTTCCATCAAAAAGCAAACACACGGTAGTATTATCACTACAGAGAAATTTGCGATTACAGATTTATTACAACAAGAAATCCATCCTTTCTTGATTAACATTGTTTTGTATTATTTATTGATTGTAGAAAAAGAACCAGAATTGCCTCGGAATCGATTTGAACGCATCATCAATCAACTAGGAAAGCATCAATACACAGATGTTTTAGAAATTTGGCAAGCATTACCAAACCTAGATCCAAAACATAAAAAGACAGTAGCTAAAAAAGCTTCTTATACGAAAAATAAAGAAGAAAAGAAAGTGATTCGTCCAGAGTGGGAAGGAAAAGAGAAAAAACCAGTTCAAGAAGCTTCTGAGGAAGAAAAAGCAGATTTATTGGCACAATTAGAAGCGTTGAGGAATAAGAAATGA
- the dnaI gene encoding primosomal protein DnaI, with the protein MIQPLPPFLQEKMAEQKEKILTAPCIQEFLQKEQLTASQINDNFLVLQQYYEEKKEIEAKGKLTHFPGYVPVLVWQEGHALVEYQLSEQEKRRQKQEKEQSYMNCLYLPRSLQTVSLEQVNFKGNKSKLFPKILHMIEALDERQGNYVPGLYLYGEFGVGKTFMMAALCNELAKKHISSLLINLSMFISELKEKMGTPEYRSYSQHILQKMKTVSVLVMDDIGMESMSDWVRDDILMPVLQYRMQEEKTTCFTSNLSPQKLEEHFADTRTSTNHLKAKRLMERILFLADPFLVEDKNNRQVSRK; encoded by the coding sequence ATGATACAACCTTTGCCACCTTTTTTACAAGAAAAGATGGCCGAGCAAAAAGAAAAAATTTTGACTGCCCCATGCATTCAAGAATTTTTACAAAAAGAACAATTAACTGCATCACAAATCAATGATAATTTCTTAGTGTTGCAACAATATTATGAAGAAAAAAAAGAAATAGAAGCAAAAGGGAAATTGACTCATTTTCCAGGTTATGTACCTGTATTAGTTTGGCAGGAAGGTCATGCTTTAGTCGAGTATCAATTATCAGAACAAGAAAAGAGACGTCAAAAACAAGAAAAAGAGCAATCTTATATGAATTGTCTTTATCTACCACGTTCTTTACAAACCGTCTCTTTAGAACAAGTGAATTTTAAAGGCAATAAAAGCAAACTTTTCCCTAAAATTTTACATATGATTGAAGCCTTAGATGAAAGACAAGGAAATTATGTACCTGGTTTATACCTTTATGGTGAATTTGGTGTGGGTAAAACCTTTATGATGGCAGCTCTTTGTAATGAACTAGCCAAAAAACATATTTCTTCTTTATTGATTAATCTTTCAATGTTTATTAGTGAATTAAAAGAAAAAATGGGGACTCCTGAATATCGCAGTTATAGTCAGCATATTTTGCAAAAAATGAAGACGGTATCGGTATTAGTAATGGATGATATTGGGATGGAATCAATGAGTGATTGGGTACGCGATGATATATTAATGCCTGTATTACAATATCGCATGCAAGAGGAAAAGACGACTTGTTTTACTTCAAATTTAAGTCCTCAAAAACTAGAAGAGCATTTTGCCGACACAAGAACGAGTACGAATCATTTAAAAGCCAAACGCTTAATGGAACGTATCCTATTTTTAGCCGATCCATTCTTAGTGGAAGATAAAAATAATCGTCAGGTGTCAAGAAAATAA
- a CDS encoding YceD family protein has translation MKWSIQELRKKNEAVVHIDETMDVKASLLARDDELIDVSPIHVQGDLVIEDSDFLLNANVTCEVTLPSSRSLTPVTVPLDFDFQEIYMTPEQDRNRPESLQDEIVFVLEKDLIDITEAVEDNLLLNLPIQVLSPEEEAGEDLPMGQGWEVILESDYEEQKKRTQEETVDPRLAKLSTLFAETEEEE, from the coding sequence ATGAAATGGTCGATTCAAGAATTACGAAAAAAAAATGAGGCTGTGGTACACATTGATGAAACAATGGATGTCAAAGCGAGTTTATTAGCTCGTGATGATGAACTTATCGATGTATCACCGATACATGTTCAAGGAGATTTAGTCATTGAAGATAGTGACTTTCTTTTGAACGCTAATGTTACTTGTGAAGTGACTTTACCTTCAAGTCGTTCTTTGACTCCCGTGACGGTTCCTTTAGATTTCGATTTTCAAGAAATCTATATGACACCCGAACAAGATCGTAATCGTCCAGAATCTTTACAAGATGAAATTGTTTTTGTCTTAGAAAAAGATTTAATTGACATTACAGAAGCAGTAGAGGATAATCTCTTATTGAACCTACCCATTCAAGTATTATCTCCAGAAGAAGAAGCAGGAGAAGATTTACCAATGGGACAAGGTTGGGAAGTCATTTTAGAAAGTGATTACGAAGAACAGAAGAAACGAACACAAGAAGAAACTGTTGATCCCCGTCTTGCTAAATTATCAACTTTGTTTGCAGAAACAGAGGAAGAAGAGTAA
- the rpmF gene encoding 50S ribosomal protein L32 has product MAVPARRTSKAKKAKRRTHYKLQMPGLSACPNCGEMKRSHHACPACGTYKGQDVRGNEA; this is encoded by the coding sequence ATGGCAGTACCAGCTAGAAGAACTTCTAAAGCTAAAAAAGCAAAACGTCGTACACATTATAAATTACAAATGCCAGGTTTAAGCGCTTGCCCTAACTGTGGTGAAATGAAACGTAGTCACCATGCATGCCCAGCTTGTGGAACTTATAAAGGTCAAGACGTTCGTGGCAACGAAGCGTAA
- a CDS encoding response regulator transcription factor encodes MHRILIIEDEKNLARFVVLELKHEGYETEVHYNGRTGLEAALNEDWDAILLDLMLPELNGLEVCRRIRQVKDTPIIMMTARDSVIDRVSGLDHGADDYIVKPFAIEELLARLRALLRRIDIEVDKNVHKKTTLTYRDLVVEKENRIVRRNNEIIELTKREYELLVMLMENVNVVLSREVLLKNVWGYESVSETNVVDVYIRYLRNKIDVYGAESYIQTIRGTGYVMRTNE; translated from the coding sequence ATGCATCGAATTTTAATTATTGAAGATGAAAAGAATTTAGCTCGTTTTGTTGTATTGGAGTTAAAACATGAAGGATATGAGACAGAAGTTCATTACAATGGACGTACAGGATTAGAAGCAGCGTTGAATGAAGATTGGGACGCAATCTTATTAGATTTAATGTTACCAGAATTAAATGGATTGGAAGTTTGCCGTCGCATTCGCCAAGTGAAAGATACTCCAATTATTATGATGACTGCACGTGATTCTGTGATTGATCGTGTTTCTGGTTTAGATCATGGAGCCGATGATTATATCGTAAAACCTTTTGCGATTGAAGAATTATTAGCCCGTTTACGTGCTTTATTACGTCGAATTGATATTGAAGTAGATAAAAATGTACACAAAAAGACAACCTTAACTTATCGTGATTTAGTGGTAGAAAAGGAAAATCGCATTGTTCGTCGCAATAATGAGATTATTGAACTCACTAAACGAGAATATGAACTATTAGTAATGTTGATGGAAAATGTAAATGTGGTTCTATCACGTGAAGTATTACTAAAAAATGTTTGGGGCTACGAAAGTGTCTCTGAAACCAATGTAGTAGATGTTTATATTCGTTATTTACGTAATAAAATCGATGTCTATGGCGCAGAAAGCTATATTCAAACGATTCGTGGTACCGGCTATGTAATGCGTACGAATGAATAA